One Aerococcus urinaeequi DNA segment encodes these proteins:
- a CDS encoding ArgE/DapE family deacylase: MDKQEKIRILQDVIQLKTPNGNEEIVALYFKNLLEAHGIESQLIQYADGRANLVAELKGDQAGKILAVSGHMDVVDAGNPDLWTYPPYGAEIHDGVMYGRGTTDMKAGLTALIIAMIELKESGQIFSGTVRLLACVGEEIGMLGSKQLTDLGYTEDIDGMIIAEPSTPYYNTKHKGSIQYQVIAHGRAAHSSTPEKGVNTIQLINDFINKTNVKIDEAAATAENDMLGKMLNVFTMIEGGNQINSVPEYTVLSGNARTIPEVGNDVVIGIFNEVIEEINGQGQGKLELNLLQNNQYADGDNDSDLVDLIKIEDPKAENRGLSGATDGSNFTNVDNKFDFVIYGPGNIDDAHTLDESVEVAQYLDFIDKYVNIYKGYLK; encoded by the coding sequence ATGGATAAGCAAGAAAAAATTCGCATCCTCCAAGATGTTATTCAGTTAAAAACACCAAACGGTAATGAGGAAATTGTCGCTTTATACTTCAAGAATTTACTTGAAGCTCACGGTATTGAGTCACAGTTGATTCAATATGCGGATGGTCGCGCCAACTTAGTGGCTGAATTAAAAGGGGACCAAGCGGGTAAAATTCTAGCGGTATCCGGCCATATGGACGTGGTAGACGCTGGTAATCCTGACTTGTGGACATACCCACCTTATGGGGCAGAAATCCATGATGGTGTCATGTATGGACGCGGTACAACGGATATGAAGGCTGGGTTAACGGCTTTAATCATCGCCATGATCGAATTAAAAGAATCTGGCCAAATCTTTAGTGGGACAGTTCGTTTACTAGCTTGTGTTGGAGAAGAAATCGGTATGCTTGGGTCTAAACAATTAACTGACCTAGGTTATACAGAAGATATTGACGGCATGATTATCGCCGAACCATCTACTCCTTACTACAACACCAAACACAAGGGATCAATCCAATATCAAGTCATCGCCCACGGACGTGCTGCCCATTCCTCTACACCAGAAAAAGGGGTTAACACGATCCAGTTGATTAACGATTTTATCAACAAGACCAATGTCAAGATTGATGAAGCGGCTGCGACTGCTGAAAATGACATGTTAGGTAAAATGTTGAATGTCTTCACCATGATTGAAGGGGGCAACCAAATCAACTCAGTCCCTGAATATACAGTCCTATCAGGAAATGCACGGACAATTCCTGAAGTCGGCAATGACGTTGTGATTGGCATTTTCAATGAAGTCATTGAAGAAATCAACGGACAAGGCCAAGGTAAATTGGAATTGAACCTACTACAAAACAACCAATACGCAGATGGAGATAATGACTCTGACTTGGTAGACTTAATCAAGATTGAAGATCCAAAAGCTGAAAACCGCGGCTTAAGCGGCGCTACAGATGGATCTAACTTCACCAATGTGGACAACAAATTTGACTTTGTTATTTACGGGCCAGGTAACATAGACGACGCCCATACCCTAGACGAATCAGTCGAAGTAGCACAATACCTAGACTTTATTGATAAATACGTAAACATATATAAAGGGTATTTAAAATAA
- a CDS encoding CamS family sex pheromone protein, producing MKIKKFKTLSILLVATLALAACQDDQADSTESAGSASQTSSTSSNSEEQQTSQLSTEYYSSYISDGTYQTNSASGITAGASSQANAENLERGLYDLAKNIFSTEDYSLQEGQVIGEDQTLAYLTAQSDKNPEGLNPSGARSETLDGYEPRYLNSIMEYDVVDQDGNVAGISIGLGMNYSDTFNSESETQEFEITSEERIEHGKQMAEKIVSNIRQDEAYADTPIHVAIFENEESGDLGGGTYTTDAVSSSGNSFGDWSTYNQDFVVYAVDDAPNEEDTVSFTRFRDQIQSFYPQLSGLSGVGYYQDNELQNVNIVINSQFDGYSEVIALSQQAISTASSVFNNNIEIQIQVVTADGVRALLTRNKDSDTFDYVLVD from the coding sequence TTGAAAATCAAAAAATTCAAAACCTTATCTATATTATTGGTGGCAACCTTGGCCCTAGCAGCCTGTCAAGATGACCAAGCGGATTCAACCGAATCAGCAGGTTCAGCCAGCCAAACTTCATCTACTTCATCTAATAGTGAAGAACAACAAACAAGCCAATTGTCGACAGAATACTACTCGTCATACATTAGTGACGGCACTTACCAAACCAATTCTGCTTCAGGCATCACAGCGGGGGCATCTTCACAAGCCAATGCGGAGAATTTAGAGCGCGGTTTGTATGACCTAGCCAAGAACATTTTTTCCACTGAAGACTACTCGCTCCAAGAAGGACAAGTCATCGGCGAGGATCAGACCTTGGCTTACTTAACAGCCCAATCGGACAAAAACCCAGAAGGATTAAATCCATCAGGTGCACGCTCTGAAACACTGGATGGATATGAGCCTCGCTACTTAAATTCTATTATGGAATATGATGTTGTGGACCAAGATGGTAATGTAGCTGGTATTTCAATCGGTTTGGGGATGAACTATTCGGACACCTTTAACTCTGAATCAGAAACACAAGAATTTGAAATCACATCCGAAGAGCGTATCGAACATGGGAAACAAATGGCGGAAAAGATTGTAAGCAATATTCGTCAAGATGAAGCTTACGCTGATACGCCAATTCATGTGGCCATTTTTGAAAATGAGGAATCAGGTGATCTAGGTGGTGGTACTTATACCACAGATGCCGTTTCATCAAGCGGCAACTCATTCGGTGACTGGTCCACTTATAATCAGGACTTCGTTGTTTATGCCGTAGATGATGCACCAAACGAAGAAGATACTGTATCCTTCACCCGTTTCCGTGACCAAATCCAGTCCTTCTACCCTCAACTATCAGGTTTATCAGGGGTAGGATACTATCAAGATAACGAACTGCAAAACGTTAATATTGTAATCAATAGTCAGTTTGATGGTTATAGTGAAGTTATTGCCTTGTCTCAGCAAGCAATTTCAACTGCTAGCTCAGTATTCAATAACAATATTGAGATTCAAATTCAAGTAGTGACCGCTGACGGTGTACGCGCCTTATTGACGAGAAATAAAGATTCAGACACCTTTGACTATGTATTAGTCGATTAA
- the gatB gene encoding Asp-tRNA(Asn)/Glu-tRNA(Gln) amidotransferase subunit GatB, whose product MNYETVIGLEVHVELKTESKMFSPSAAHFGAEPNTNTNVIDFGYPGVLPKMNRRGIEFAIKAALALNCEINPVQHFDRKNYFYPDNPKAFQTTQLWQPIGENGWIEIEVNGETKKIRIERLHLEEDAGKNIHGAGDSLVDLNRQGTPLLEIVSEADMRSPEEAYAYLEKIREIIRFTGVSDVKMEEGSMRCDANISLRPYGQKEFGTKNELKNLNSFNYVRKGLAYEEKRQAQVLNAGGVIEQATRRYDESTGKTQLMRVKEGAADYRYFPEPDLPPFTVADAWLEEIQATLPEMPADRRKRYVDTYELPEYDAQILTQTLEMSDFFDAAVKAGADPKQASNWLMGEVNAYMNDNEKDLDQIGLTPESLAEMIALIEDGTISSKQAKKVFKLLADKGGSAKEVVEAEGLVQLSDPAQLLPLITEILDNNQQSIDDYKAGKKKATGFLVGQIMKATKGQANPQVVNQLLTEELDKR is encoded by the coding sequence ATGAATTACGAAACAGTCATTGGACTTGAAGTCCATGTCGAATTAAAGACAGAATCAAAAATGTTCTCTCCATCTGCCGCTCACTTTGGAGCAGAACCTAACACAAACACAAACGTTATCGACTTCGGTTACCCTGGTGTCTTACCAAAAATGAACCGTCGCGGTATTGAATTCGCTATTAAAGCGGCCTTAGCCTTAAACTGTGAAATCAATCCAGTACAACACTTCGACCGTAAAAACTACTTCTACCCAGATAATCCAAAAGCCTTCCAAACAACACAGTTATGGCAACCAATTGGTGAAAATGGTTGGATTGAAATTGAAGTAAACGGCGAAACGAAAAAAATCCGTATCGAACGTCTTCACTTAGAAGAAGATGCCGGTAAAAACATTCATGGTGCTGGTGATTCATTAGTTGACTTGAACCGTCAAGGTACGCCTTTATTAGAAATCGTATCTGAAGCTGACATGCGTTCACCAGAAGAAGCTTATGCTTACTTAGAAAAAATCCGTGAAATCATCCGTTTCACAGGCGTTTCTGATGTAAAAATGGAAGAAGGGTCAATGCGTTGTGACGCCAACATTTCTTTACGTCCTTACGGTCAAAAAGAATTTGGTACTAAAAACGAATTGAAAAACTTAAACTCATTCAACTACGTTCGTAAAGGTCTTGCTTACGAAGAAAAACGTCAAGCACAAGTTTTAAATGCTGGTGGCGTGATTGAACAAGCGACTCGTCGTTATGATGAAAGCACTGGTAAAACACAATTAATGCGTGTTAAAGAAGGGGCAGCGGATTACCGTTACTTCCCAGAACCCGACCTACCGCCATTTACAGTAGCTGATGCTTGGTTAGAAGAAATTCAAGCCACCCTACCAGAAATGCCAGCTGATCGTCGTAAACGTTATGTAGATACTTACGAATTACCTGAATATGACGCTCAAATCTTAACACAAACCTTAGAAATGTCTGATTTCTTTGATGCTGCAGTGAAAGCTGGCGCTGATCCGAAACAAGCTTCTAACTGGTTAATGGGTGAAGTGAATGCTTACATGAATGATAATGAAAAAGACTTAGACCAAATTGGTTTAACGCCTGAATCATTAGCGGAAATGATTGCCTTGATTGAAGATGGTACTATCTCAAGCAAACAAGCGAAGAAAGTATTCAAGTTACTAGCGGACAAAGGTGGTTCTGCTAAAGAGGTTGTTGAAGCTGAGGGATTAGTACAATTATCTGATCCAGCACAATTGTTACCATTGATTACTGAAATCCTTGATAACAACCAACAATCAATTGACGATTATAAAGCTGGTAAGAAGAAAGCAACTGGATTCTTAGTTGGTCAAATTATGAAAGCAACTAAAGGTCAAGCCAACCCACAAGTTGTTAACCAATTATTAACAGAAGAATTAGATAAACGCTAA
- a CDS encoding S-ribosylhomocysteine lyase, translated as MAKVESFTLDHDAVKAPYVRVAGAETGALGDKLSKFDIRFVQPNQDSIPTSAIHTLEHLLAAYTRDYLEGVIDISPMGCRTGFYMIVWGSPSVEEVATAMTKVLNDVMAAKWSDVQGTERVECGNFRDHSLWGAQQYAKDVLAVGFSVDPFERKVLN; from the coding sequence ATGGCAAAAGTAGAAAGTTTTACCTTAGATCATGATGCAGTAAAAGCACCGTATGTGCGTGTTGCAGGTGCTGAAACGGGGGCGTTAGGGGACAAATTAAGCAAGTTTGATATCCGCTTTGTGCAACCAAACCAAGATTCTATTCCAACAAGTGCCATTCATACTTTAGAACACTTATTGGCGGCTTATACGCGCGATTATTTAGAGGGTGTGATCGATATTTCACCAATGGGTTGTCGTACTGGTTTCTACATGATCGTATGGGGTTCGCCATCGGTTGAAGAAGTGGCGACTGCGATGACTAAAGTCTTGAATGACGTAATGGCTGCTAAATGGTCAGATGTACAAGGGACTGAACGTGTTGAGTGTGGGAACTTCCGTGACCATTCATTATGGGGTGCGCAACAATACGCGAAAGACGTGTTGGCAGTTGGTTTTTCAGTAGACCCATTTGAACGTAAAGTTTTAAACTAG
- the gatC gene encoding Asp-tRNA(Asn)/Glu-tRNA(Gln) amidotransferase subunit GatC, with translation MSISEEEVKRIAKLAKFKVEDQDVVHFTEEFGNILNMIEELQEIDTTDVAPMFWAVDFENVMREDKVVKTQTRDELFINAKTTVDGFIEVPSIIDTDGGDA, from the coding sequence ATGTCAATTTCTGAAGAAGAAGTTAAACGGATTGCTAAATTAGCTAAATTCAAAGTTGAAGACCAAGATGTCGTTCACTTTACTGAAGAATTTGGGAATATTTTAAATATGATCGAAGAATTACAAGAAATCGATACTACAGATGTAGCGCCTATGTTCTGGGCAGTCGATTTTGAAAATGTGATGCGCGAAGATAAAGTTGTGAAAACACAAACTCGTGATGAATTATTTATCAACGCCAAAACAACAGTCGATGGCTTTATCGAAGTGCCATCAATTATTGATACAGATGGAGGCGACGCTTAA
- a CDS encoding transcription repressor NadR, with the protein MKATQRRDLLIQTLNQATTPLKATSLAKEFGVSRQIIVGDVAILRASHYDIIATNQGYLLADKATSVDDSRFRGKIVCQHLADQAIEELTIIINHGGYVENVEVDHPYYGLIKASLQIKHAGDIQDFDAAMDKSAGTMLSSLTNGIHLHTITTSDEATFEDIKADLKAVGILLDESI; encoded by the coding sequence ATGAAAGCAACCCAACGACGAGACTTACTCATACAAACATTGAACCAAGCCACAACACCCCTTAAGGCGACTAGCCTTGCCAAAGAATTTGGTGTTAGCCGCCAAATTATTGTAGGAGATGTCGCTATTTTACGGGCTAGTCACTATGACATTATCGCCACAAACCAAGGATACCTATTAGCCGATAAAGCTACCAGCGTGGATGATAGTCGCTTCCGCGGTAAAATCGTCTGCCAACATTTAGCAGACCAAGCTATTGAAGAATTAACTATTATCATTAACCACGGCGGTTACGTTGAAAATGTCGAGGTAGACCACCCTTATTACGGGTTAATTAAAGCCAGCCTACAAATTAAGCATGCGGGCGATATTCAAGACTTTGATGCAGCTATGGATAAATCAGCCGGCACCATGCTGTCTTCTTTAACCAACGGCATCCACCTGCATACTATTACAACGTCTGATGAAGCTACATTTGAAGACATTAAAGCCGACTTAAAGGCTGTTGGCATTTTATTAGACGAAAGTATTTAG
- the gatA gene encoding Asp-tRNA(Asn)/Glu-tRNA(Gln) amidotransferase subunit GatA, with amino-acid sequence MEKFTDTIRSLNEKLVAGQVTSVELVEEAIRRIKAENDVINAVITLDEENALAKAKASDEQGYSSDRPLQGIPIGLKDNILTNGVTTTAASKMLADFVPIYDATVTEKLAEAGAINIAKLNMDEFAMGGSNETSYFGPVRNPFDTDRVPGGSSGGSAAAVSAGQVMATLGTDTGGSIRQPAAYNGIVGMKPTYGRVSRWGVISFASSLDQVGPMTRTVEDNAIMLEAIAGYDDHDSTSANIEVPNYVASMKDGVQGLTVGVPVEFFGDSVDDQVKEQVRASIKQLENAGATVKEISFENLKYGIPVYYIIASAEASSNLQRYDGIRYGYRAENFNDLEELYVNTRTEGFGDEVKRRLMTGTFSIASENFDEYFMKAAKVRMLIKEAFDNIFSEVDLIVSPVTTGTAFKLGEKNDDPIEMYMADLLTVPVNLAGLPGLSMPVGFDDKGLPIGLQIIGNRFEEEKIYRAAYAVEQVNDAYTKHPAE; translated from the coding sequence ATGGAAAAATTTACAGATACAATTCGCTCATTAAATGAGAAATTAGTAGCAGGCCAAGTAACATCTGTTGAACTAGTGGAAGAAGCTATCCGCCGTATTAAAGCAGAAAATGACGTTATTAACGCTGTGATCACTTTAGACGAAGAAAATGCTTTAGCTAAAGCCAAAGCATCTGACGAACAAGGTTACTCCTCTGACCGACCATTACAAGGAATTCCGATTGGATTAAAAGACAATATTTTAACAAATGGTGTCACTACTACAGCAGCATCTAAAATGTTAGCGGACTTTGTACCAATTTATGATGCAACAGTTACTGAAAAATTAGCTGAAGCAGGTGCGATTAATATTGCCAAATTAAACATGGATGAATTCGCCATGGGTGGTTCAAATGAAACGTCTTATTTCGGCCCAGTTCGCAACCCGTTTGATACAGACCGCGTACCAGGTGGTTCTTCAGGTGGTTCAGCGGCCGCAGTTTCAGCTGGTCAAGTGATGGCAACATTAGGTACCGATACAGGTGGTTCAATCCGTCAACCAGCAGCTTACAACGGTATTGTAGGTATGAAACCTACTTACGGTCGTGTGTCACGTTGGGGTGTGATTTCTTTTGCTTCATCATTAGACCAAGTTGGGCCAATGACTCGTACAGTTGAAGATAATGCGATTATGTTAGAAGCAATTGCTGGATATGATGACCATGATTCCACTTCAGCAAACATTGAAGTGCCTAACTATGTAGCTTCTATGAAAGATGGCGTTCAAGGGTTAACAGTTGGTGTACCGGTAGAGTTCTTCGGTGACTCAGTTGATGATCAAGTGAAAGAACAAGTTCGCGCATCAATCAAGCAATTAGAAAATGCTGGTGCAACTGTTAAAGAAATCAGCTTCGAAAATCTGAAATATGGTATTCCAGTTTACTATATCATTGCCTCTGCAGAAGCATCTTCAAACTTACAACGCTACGATGGTATCCGCTATGGTTACCGCGCAGAAAACTTCAATGACTTAGAAGAATTGTATGTAAATACAAGAACTGAAGGTTTTGGTGATGAAGTAAAACGTCGTTTGATGACAGGTACATTCTCTATCGCATCAGAAAACTTCGACGAATACTTCATGAAAGCTGCTAAAGTACGTATGCTAATTAAAGAAGCCTTCGACAACATCTTCTCTGAAGTTGATTTAATCGTCTCGCCAGTAACTACTGGTACAGCCTTTAAATTAGGCGAGAAAAATGATGATCCAATCGAAATGTACATGGCTGACTTATTAACAGTTCCTGTAAACTTAGCTGGACTACCTGGTTTATCAATGCCTGTTGGTTTTGACGACAAAGGTCTACCAATTGGTTTACAAATCATCGGTAACCGTTTCGAAGAAGAAAAAATTTACCGTGCAGCTTATGCTGTTGAACAAGTAAACGACGCTTATACTAAACATCCAGCAGAGTAA
- the mgtA gene encoding magnesium-translocating P-type ATPase has translation MMNNRDKLGYFELASKPILEIKEIFKVKVDGFKENEANQIRTEYGDNEIDYGTEKSLWRYIFEAYFTPFTLVLLSLALISFLTDYVFVEATEREILGPIIIVVLIILSGTMSLIQTIRSNQSVEALESMVEVTSAVKREGQYQEIRTEDIVIGDLVRLKAGDMIPADIRLLNSKDLFVSQTSLTGESHPVEKRALDEIEEPTTETDYATLVFTGSEVVSGVGEGVVVRTGNNTLFGGIADAFANEPIKTSFDVGIEKTSLLLIRFMGLMAVIVILINGLTKGDWLQALLFGISIAVGLTPEMLPMIVTTNLVKGAKDMKKEGTIVRNLQGIQNFGAIDVLVTDKTGTLTQDNIVLQHHLNIDGKESNRVLRHAYLNSYYQTGLGNLMDKAIVQAGQETLDCEKLAYTKVDEIPFDFERRRLSVVVEDQAGKTQMITKGAIEEMLAVSSYVDYAGEILELTDQAREKVLAQVAKLNSQGLRVLGVAQKTNPSPVDAFSVRDESEMVLIGYLAFLDPPKPSTKAAIKALNDHAVNVKIMTGDNELVTVSVAEQVGIPTDHIISGDQLVDKTNEELREIAEKHSLFVKLNPTQKSTLVTILRENGHVVGFLGDGINDSPALRAADVGISVDNAVDIAKESADIILLEKDLMILEKGILAGRKVFGNTMKYIKATTSSNFGNVFSVLIASIFLPFLPMLPIQLLFLGLIYEIASMSLPWDDMDKEYLYLPKKWAASSIQKFMVWFGPTSSIFDVTTFIVTFFLIAPSIAGGQFVNLNEGQQDLFIAIFQSSWFIVSLWTQTLVLYTLRTPKIPFIQSRPSKVVLSITGIGILIGSFAPYTGLGRALGLAALPIQFWGLLAVTVVLYLILVQIVKHIYVKRHGELL, from the coding sequence ATGATGAATAACAGAGATAAATTAGGTTACTTTGAACTAGCTAGTAAACCTATTTTAGAAATAAAAGAAATATTTAAAGTAAAAGTAGACGGATTTAAAGAAAACGAAGCAAATCAAATTAGAACTGAATACGGCGATAATGAAATAGATTATGGTACAGAGAAAAGTTTATGGCGCTATATCTTTGAGGCTTATTTCACGCCATTTACACTAGTACTATTAAGTTTAGCTTTGATTTCATTTTTAACAGATTATGTATTTGTAGAGGCTACTGAACGGGAAATTTTAGGGCCAATTATTATTGTAGTGTTAATTATCTTAAGTGGTACCATGTCTTTGATTCAAACTATCCGTTCAAATCAATCTGTAGAAGCATTAGAATCTATGGTCGAAGTGACATCGGCAGTTAAGAGGGAAGGTCAGTACCAAGAAATTAGAACGGAAGATATCGTAATCGGTGACTTAGTTCGGTTAAAAGCTGGGGATATGATTCCAGCGGATATTCGTTTACTAAACAGTAAAGATTTATTCGTATCTCAGACTTCATTAACAGGTGAAAGTCACCCTGTTGAGAAACGCGCACTGGATGAAATAGAGGAACCTACTACTGAAACAGATTACGCTACCTTAGTATTTACTGGGAGTGAAGTGGTCAGCGGTGTCGGTGAAGGTGTGGTAGTAAGAACCGGGAATAATACATTATTCGGTGGCATTGCGGATGCCTTTGCCAATGAACCTATCAAAACTAGTTTTGATGTAGGTATTGAAAAGACATCATTATTATTAATTCGCTTTATGGGTTTGATGGCAGTTATTGTTATTCTGATTAATGGTTTAACAAAAGGTGATTGGTTACAAGCTTTACTATTTGGTATTTCCATTGCGGTAGGTTTAACGCCTGAAATGTTACCAATGATTGTGACAACAAACCTAGTCAAGGGCGCTAAAGATATGAAAAAAGAGGGTACGATTGTACGAAACCTTCAAGGTATTCAAAACTTTGGTGCGATTGACGTATTAGTGACAGATAAAACGGGTACCTTAACACAAGATAATATTGTGCTCCAACACCATCTAAATATTGATGGAAAAGAAAGTAACCGTGTATTGCGACATGCTTACTTAAATAGCTACTACCAAACAGGTTTAGGTAACTTAATGGATAAAGCCATTGTTCAAGCAGGCCAAGAGACACTTGATTGCGAGAAATTAGCTTATACAAAAGTAGATGAAATCCCTTTTGACTTTGAACGTAGAAGACTGAGTGTAGTAGTTGAAGATCAAGCGGGTAAAACGCAAATGATCACTAAGGGTGCAATCGAAGAAATGTTGGCTGTATCCTCTTACGTGGACTATGCGGGTGAAATTCTTGAGTTGACTGACCAAGCGCGGGAAAAAGTGTTAGCTCAAGTTGCCAAATTAAATAGCCAAGGATTACGTGTACTAGGTGTTGCCCAAAAAACTAACCCTAGTCCTGTAGATGCTTTCTCAGTAAGAGATGAAAGTGAAATGGTGCTTATTGGGTATTTAGCATTCCTAGATCCACCAAAACCATCGACTAAGGCAGCTATTAAAGCTTTAAATGATCATGCAGTTAATGTGAAAATTATGACAGGTGATAACGAACTAGTGACGGTATCTGTAGCTGAGCAAGTAGGTATTCCTACAGATCACATTATTTCAGGTGATCAATTAGTGGATAAAACAAATGAAGAACTACGTGAAATTGCTGAAAAACACAGCTTATTTGTAAAATTAAATCCAACGCAAAAATCAACTTTAGTGACGATTCTAAGAGAAAATGGTCATGTGGTAGGGTTTCTAGGTGATGGGATTAATGATTCGCCAGCACTAAGAGCAGCCGATGTGGGCATTTCTGTGGATAACGCGGTGGACATTGCTAAAGAATCAGCAGATATCATTTTGCTAGAAAAAGACTTAATGATTCTTGAAAAAGGGATTCTAGCAGGACGAAAAGTATTTGGTAATACAATGAAGTATATCAAAGCGACTACTTCATCTAACTTTGGGAATGTATTCTCAGTATTGATTGCTAGTATCTTCTTACCATTCTTACCAATGCTACCTATTCAATTGCTATTCTTAGGCTTAATTTATGAAATTGCGTCAATGTCATTACCATGGGACGATATGGATAAAGAATATTTATACCTACCTAAAAAATGGGCAGCTTCTTCCATTCAAAAATTTATGGTATGGTTTGGTCCAACAAGTTCCATTTTTGATGTCACGACCTTTATCGTTACATTTTTCCTTATAGCACCAAGTATTGCTGGTGGACAATTTGTAAACTTAAACGAAGGCCAACAAGATTTATTTATCGCGATCTTCCAGTCTAGTTGGTTTATTGTTTCCTTATGGACACAAACGCTTGTTTTGTATACTTTACGCACACCAAAAATCCCATTTATTCAAAGTCGACCATCAAAAGTAGTACTTTCAATTACAGGTATTGGTATCTTAATCGGTTCATTTGCACCGTATACAGGTTTAGGCCGTGCACTTGGTTTAGCTGCATTACCAATCCAATTCTGGGGATTGTTAGCCGTAACAGTCGTTTTGTATTTGATATTAGTACAAATCGTGAAACACATTTATGTGAAACGTCATGGTGAATTGCTATAA